The genome window TATTATTACACCCAATACTTGTTGGTGAAATTCAATTGTGTtaacaattcttaaaattcacttcaacattttaattagaataaataatttagattgTCTCATCagtttataaatataaagatactatatcaaaattaaatataaattttaaattttaaatttatatatagtataaaaattgaaattgaaatttaactaattttatataatttaaaacaatcaaataacagaattaaaatttaacgaTTATgtacatgttcatattttattaaattttaaatttaaataattaaaataaatcaaaccctcataaaataattacaaatatgaTTAAGCCTTAAATATCAATATTTgtcatatatttttacataacaCATCATAGTCATATCATCATTTAACTACATGTCAAaacttcaatgaaaaaaatatgttaaagaCTCAATTGAagctcaattaatattttttaattagatacttaattgattttaattattttataataattttttaaaattaattataaacttaattggatgatttttcatgaaaaatagTTGCTTTCTTTGGTAAAAGAATCACAAAATtccttataatatattttagattgcattttagtcattttactgaaaaatagacaaattaacCCCAAATGTTACAATTTCGTGTTTctatatataaggtataataacaaatttaccCTTCAACCTTCAACctttacacatttattcaatttgaccctATTCTTATtgaagtaaatttttaaatcttataACCTAAGATTTTATTGAAccggtattttattttataaaaatttgtttataatttataattttaaaggacttaattaactttttaatttgctACTAAGATTTTTTAACTCTTTAGTCCTATCAGACTAAAAATTTCTAGTTTACTTCCAATAAAAGAGCAAAATTGTCTTGTACCTTATATATAAACACTAAATTTTAAAGGGGACTGTTTTGCTCATCTACCCTAGAGGAGTTAATTTACCCATATTTTTCAGTAGCGAGAGTAAAATATAATAGATGGGGATTTGTGATATTTTACCATGGTTTGTTtgtgaaataaaagataaaatggcCAAATAATTAGTTATGCATCTAAACAATTCAAGACCGTACGGCACCAACCattcaaataaaacatttgatCCGATTATGAGTGCCTATTCTTTTGCACCCTCAATCCACACATAACTTTCTAGTTTCTTACCCATATTATTCAAAGCCAGgctttatatgtatatatatatatatatatatatattgaaataattgaatgaattcTCAACATGTAACCTGTTCAAGCATCCCAATTCTGAAAACAATACCTTCAAAACAACACAAGAGAAATCATGAGCCTACAAGGATGAGGTTAAAGGAAAATGCTGCCTTCAGACAAGTATGATATCGCCATACAACGATGCTTAAGTACAGGGTATATAAACAATGGATCCACAACAAACCCCACCTTTTGTGGTGTATGTAAACTGCTCCtgaaaaataccaaattaaaccCCCAAAACACCAGAACTCTACATGAACAAAATTTGTTCCGAAGAATATTCATACTCAAACTCTAGAAAGAATACTGCAAACCTTTAGTTTCTTTGCCAATGTCACATGAATATCGGCATACGCTACGATATGAAGATGACGATGATGGCAAATCTGGTCAGATAAGTTTGAACTACTGTGCCACCAGCAGAAACTATGGGCAGAACTGTGGCAAGAAAATAGCTCCAATCAGACACTATATACATATCtacactaaaaataaaatccaaggCAAAAATATGATTTGCATCAACTTCAAAAGAGGCAACAGCTCAAGAGATAACTGATCTAACACTCGTTTTCATTAGTTTTATCTTCACCATCTATTCATGAGTATTTTTGTCTTTCAATTTTCCGTTAAGGGTTCTCTGTCTGATAAGTTAAGCTTACAGAAAGGAAGAATTTACATTAAATGCAGAATAAAATCTCATACCCAATTAAGCCCTCCGCATAAAAAGAACTGTAGAGATGAGCTTCCATCACTTAATAGGCAAAATAACCTCTAGATTCTTCTCTAGTAACCAGCCTTTGGGATAAAAAGATTGTCTGTATCTAAATGGAGATGCCAGTTCATAATCCTTGAACAACCATGTGGTATACCTTCCATTTGACTTTCATCTTCCACCACTTGCTCTATAAATGTGCTTTCCTGTATAGAAAAAACAATAAGCAAATCAAAGAATCTTGCTGCAACATTGGAAGAGATATTACATAATAGCTTAACTGTGAAAGTATAAAACACAATGGCATAACTCATACTTGGAAACCCTCCTTCACTGTGTCTAACTGTCGAATTGGGTTTGAGAAGGGGCGCGCCCATCTTTTTGAATCCCACAATATAGAGCTGTTGAAAGCAAATCCTGACATATCAGCATAAAACCTACGGAGtcttttacttttatcattAGTGTGCCATCCAATTACTTGACTTGCATTGCATACTGGACCTTCCAGAATTGCCTTGTTTTTGCTTTGTGCAAGCATGGCAACAGGCCAAGTTCCGAAACGGCTacaaaagaagatgatgaagattATGAATTGGTGTATGACCGTGTGTAAGCAAAATTAGGAGAATACAAAAACTACTTCATAATTACACCATTGAATAGCTCTCTGCAGTCTCTAACCTACTGACGAACAAGATAGACTCAGAATTCAATTTACAATAATCTTCAATTAACAAGTTACATCATTCTAAGCTAAGAAAAAACATGTAGAAGTTAACATCTTCTTTAACCattcaaaaaaggaaaactttTAATCAGACGCTAAGAGTTTTAAATTGACATATCATAAGCAACCGATACTAACACATTAGGTGATGTCAATGAAACTAGATCTAGTAACTCAAGCTATTTGCTCGGAAGTCAATGAAACTAGATCTAGTAGCTCAAATACTAAAGAAACAACAGGCTGATTTGATTCACAAACGAAAAGCCCTAACACATTAGGTGATGGCAATCATTTACAGATAGTGAATGACCAACTACATAaccaaaatcaatttaattttccacTGCCTCCATCTCTAACTAATAGCCTATTAAAACAATGCTGTTAATAGAATCAACTCGAACAATTATTTGCACGCCAAGAAATACATATCAAAAACCTATTTTTTACCCCAATTTTGtagaataaattaatttgttgaagTTACCTGATAGTTCTCAAGCTTTCAAACAACTCGAGCGTGTAGACATTGTCGTCGTCGGCGAAAAACACGATCCCGTCGAGCTTATGCCGTTCGATATGTTCCAAAGCGGCGTTTCTTTGATGAACCCTTGGATCCTTCACGCTGCTAGAGTTGAACGCACATAACACGTGCCGATACATAACCCCGGTTTTCCTCAAAATCTCGGCCGTCTCATGCGACGCCGCTTTCTCCTCCACCACAATCCAAACCAACGGCGGCTTCACTAACCTCAAAACTTGCCCTAACCTGTTCAAGAAATACGCTTGAAATCCCCGATTATAAGTCGGCGTGACAACGATTAACTGCTTTAACGGCTCGATTATATCGGTCGATTCCTTCGGTTCCAACAATTTCGTATTAACGCTCAATGAAACAGAAGTAACAATCTGATCGTCGAATCGGAGGTTGGCATGTGGCGGTTTGAGTTCGGGGAAAGTAAAATCCTTGGCTCGGACATCGGTATCGGAGTATCCGAACGGAGCAATTCCGAAGACAAACCCTATTACAAAAAAGAAGAGACACCTGCAGAAAGACCGCCGCCACCCTTTGCGGTACACTATATTTACGGCGTTGAATAAAAAGGGTAAATGCGAAGAGGAGAAATGTTTACTGCTACCGTTGGGTAAAAACTTGTTAGAGGGAGAGGAGAACCCGGCGCCATTCTGATACGAACGGTCATGATATGCCGGCGAAAGAGTCCGACGGATCGAAGCCATTTGATTAgttgacaaaataatttttttctttttggaaaagGAAAATCACATACTGGGAAAAGAGAAAGGGCTGAGATCTATTGAAGTTAAGGGGCAGAGCTGGATTTTTGTTTTGAGCGCGGAGGCGGACTGCTTCTTTTCCCTTCCTCTtcgtttattttttattttttaattatttttgcttattattaaaattagcgtaaaattagaatataaacTTGTCTACTTGGTACTTATGGTGTTTTTGTTTTAGATTGGTACccgatttttttttttcctgtcAACTAAATCGGTACTTAAGTCTAAAGCCGTTAAATTTAGAATACCTGGCAAAATAATATTGTGACACGCGGCATAAATGCATTGCTCAgacttttcaaatatttttcatttctctttttcttagatttttaaatttaaaagactttcaatttttttaatcaaaagcttctttgtttcttctttggtTGTTCTTTTTGTTTAATCAAAACCCTTTTCAATACATGTTTAAAAAATGGGGTATTTTTGGTTTTCGAATTGGATCATTGAGTGGGGACTAAGTTTGAGTTTTGGGGTTGTTGCAAGTGCTGTAATGGAAGCTAATGGGGTGAATTTGAGGATTTTGGTGTTAGGGTTTGAGGGTATAATGGAGAGAGAAAAAGGAGGTAAAGATTGTGTATTAATGCttgtgaaaataaataagaggAAATGATAGAGCAAGAGGAAAAAGTTGACCATTTAAAATTTCTCCCCAGAATAGCTTTTCTATCGTCCAAATGTATAAgtcaaataagaaaaattgaatCGAAACATAACAGTAGTTCAAAATCTTTTGAACTTTGTTCATCGTTTTTCTTACATATTCTCAAAGGAAAAAAAGgtcaaaaaaaagtttttaaatttttttttaaaattatgatgttACCATGACA of Gossypium raimondii isolate GPD5lz chromosome 3, ASM2569854v1, whole genome shotgun sequence contains these proteins:
- the LOC105797263 gene encoding probable beta-1,4-xylosyltransferase IRX9H, with protein sequence MASIRRTLSPAYHDRSYQNGAGFSSPSNKFLPNGSSKHFSSSHLPFLFNAVNIVYRKGWRRSFCRCLFFFVIGFVFGIAPFGYSDTDVRAKDFTFPELKPPHANLRFDDQIVTSVSLSVNTKLLEPKESTDIIEPLKQLIVVTPTYNRGFQAYFLNRLGQVLRLVKPPLVWIVVEEKAASHETAEILRKTGVMYRHVLCAFNSSSVKDPRVHQRNAALEHIERHKLDGIVFFADDDNVYTLELFESLRTISRFGTWPVAMLAQSKNKAILEGPVCNASQVIGWHTNDKSKRLRRFYADMSGFAFNSSILWDSKRWARPFSNPIRQLDTVKEGFQESTFIEQVVEDESQMEGIPHGCSRIMNWHLHLDTDNLFIPKAGY